From a single Nostoc sp. MS1 genomic region:
- a CDS encoding IS630 family transposase (programmed frameshift), producing the protein MGSRLRVFLTPKQDKILFNLRTADVPQKVKDRAEVIRLSAHGWYVEKIADHFDWTAQTVREVLHRWEKQGLEGLWEKAGRGGKSRWAEADMAFLEKCLEQEPRTYNSVQLAQKLEQERSVKLSPDWLRQVLKKGVIWKRTRKSHKGKQDKVLQQIKQADLEMLELSAAAGEIDLKYMDESGFCAWSEPSYSYYFRGQQKRLEQSKRRGRRLSIIGFLQPLISFVYGLVIGGVSRKSYIQMMELEALEAQKAGRIRVIVQDNGPIHRCKEVQQLWTKWEEMGLYIFFLPKYCSEMNPIELEWQHLKKNELASQSFEDELDLAYAVIDGVQNRGEKGNYSTQRVKFNSYSSA; encoded by the exons ATGGGCAGCCGTTTAAGGGTATTTCTGACTCCTAAGCAAGATAAAATTTTGTTCAACCTGAGAACGGCAGATGTACCCCAGAAAGTGAAAGACCGAGCCGAAGTGATCAGATTAAGCGCACATGGTTGGTACGTAGAGAAGATAGCAGATCACTTTGACTGGACTGCCCAAACAGTAAGAGAAGTTTTGCATAGATGGGAAAAACAAGGTCTAGAAGGACTGTGGGAGAAAGCAGGGCGGGGAGGAAAATCAAGGTGGGCAGAAGCTGACATGGCGTTCTTAGAAAAATGCTTGGAGCAAGAACCACGTACATATAATAGTGTTCAATTAGCCCAAAAATTAGAGCAAGAACGCTCCGTGAAATTGAGTCCTGACTGGTTAAGGCAGGTACTC AAAAAGGGGGTCATTTGGAAGCGAACTAGAAAAAGCCACAAAGGAAAGCAAGACAAAGTATTGCAGCAAATCAAACAGGCAGACTTAGAGATGTTGGAATTATCTGCTGCTGCTGGAGAAATCGATTTAAAGTATATGGATGAATCAGGGTTTTGTGCCTGGAGTGAACCCAGTTACAGTTACTACTTCCGAGGTCAGCAAAAACGCCTGGAGCAGAGTAAGCGTCGGGGTCGAAGGTTAAGTATTATTGGGTTTCTTCAACCCCTAATTAGTTTTGTGTACGGTCTAGTGATTGGTGGCGTTTCACGCAAATCCTATATTCAAATGATGGAGCTTGAAGCACTTGAAGCCCAAAAAGCAGGTCGTATCAGAGTCATCGTTCAGGACAACGGCCCGATACATCGGTGCAAAGAAGTTCAGCAATTATGGACAAAGTGGGAAGAGATGGGTTTGTACATCTTCTTTTTACCTAAATATTGCTCAGAGATGAATCCAATTGAATTGGAGTGGCAACACCTGAAAAAAAATGAACTAGCTTCTCAAAGTTTTGAGGATGAATTAGACCTTGCCTATGCTGTCATTGATGGAGTTCAAAATAGAGGAGAAAAGGGAAACTACAGTACGCAACGTGTAAAATTTAACTCTTATTCTTCTGCTTAA
- a CDS encoding sensor domain-containing diguanylate cyclase, with the protein MFSTTYLSPCHIEILEQFYIRAYATAPIFVGKKLWGVLAAYQHSQPHEWKKIEIQFLSQIATHLGFAVKQAELLAQAEQRAAELHKANEQQEILFNLVAEIRESLNLDTLFKTTVREMRKALRADRVGIFRFDHESNYTFGEFVAENVLPDYDSAIAIKVKDNCFGEKYAVYYQQGQIQVLSNIYEAELQDCHLAVLERFQIKAQIIVPLMKGQTLWGLLCVHQCRCPREWKKPEIQFIRQLAAQFNVALEHSELLEQFRSQTNQLAQTNKALKLANSQLEKLSKLDGLTKIANRRCFDEFLEREWNRLQRSGNYLSLIIFDIDYFKAYNDNYGHLAGDKCLIQIARAAQSVLKRPTDLIARYGGEEFIVLLPNTNESGATKVAKLIHKSIEELKIPHKRKNGIEDFVTVSLGVASQVPIIRTSPQELINAADQALYKAKEQGRNRWVCAAKVLFQ; encoded by the coding sequence ATTTTCTCCACGACTTACTTATCTCCATGCCATATAGAAATATTAGAACAGTTCTATATTCGAGCTTACGCAACTGCACCAATTTTTGTAGGCAAAAAACTGTGGGGAGTACTCGCTGCATATCAGCACTCACAACCGCATGAATGGAAAAAAATAGAAATACAGTTTCTCTCTCAGATTGCCACACATTTAGGGTTTGCCGTTAAACAAGCAGAATTATTAGCACAAGCAGAACAAAGAGCAGCAGAACTGCATAAAGCCAATGAGCAGCAGGAAATTCTCTTTAACTTAGTAGCGGAAATTCGTGAATCTCTTAATTTAGATACTTTGTTTAAAACAACTGTCCGAGAAATGCGTAAAGCTCTGCGTGCAGATCGTGTTGGTATTTTTCGCTTTGACCATGAATCAAACTATACCTTTGGCGAATTTGTTGCTGAGAATGTATTGCCTGATTATGATTCTGCGATCGCCATTAAAGTCAAGGATAATTGTTTTGGAGAAAAATATGCAGTTTATTATCAACAAGGTCAAATACAAGTATTATCAAATATTTATGAAGCTGAGTTACAAGATTGCCATCTTGCAGTATTAGAGCGATTTCAAATCAAAGCCCAAATTATTGTTCCCCTAATGAAAGGCCAAACATTATGGGGATTACTATGTGTTCATCAATGTCGTTGTCCACGCGAGTGGAAAAAACCAGAAATCCAATTTATTCGCCAATTAGCAGCGCAGTTTAATGTAGCTTTAGAACATTCAGAATTATTAGAGCAATTTCGTTCTCAAACTAATCAATTGGCTCAGACAAATAAAGCTTTAAAACTAGCAAATTCTCAATTAGAAAAACTGAGTAAACTAGATGGTTTAACTAAAATCGCTAACCGTCGTTGCTTCGATGAATTTTTAGAGCGAGAATGGAATCGACTACAACGAAGTGGAAATTATTTATCTTTAATTATATTTGATATTGATTATTTCAAAGCTTATAATGATAATTATGGACATCTAGCAGGGGATAAATGCTTAATACAAATTGCTCGTGCAGCACAATCTGTATTAAAGCGTCCCACAGATTTAATAGCTCGTTATGGTGGTGAAGAATTTATTGTCCTTTTGCCAAATACAAACGAATCGGGTGCAACTAAAGTAGCTAAGTTAATTCATAAGTCTATAGAAGAATTAAAAATTCCTCATAAAAGAAAGAATGGTATTGAAGATTTTGTGACTGTCAGTTTAGGTGTTGCCAGTCAAGTACCAATAATTAGAACTTCGCCTCAAGAGTTAATTAATGCAGCCGATCAAGCTTTATACAAAGCAAAAGAACAAGGACGCAACAGATGGGTTTGTGCTGCAAAAGTCTTATTTCAGTGA
- a CDS encoding aliphatic sulfonate ABC transporter substrate-binding protein: MSFSKPKFQFKQGLKTTRRSLLFMLGYGLVLSTTLSSCNQAEQTTQQPTPTTTAVSNEQPKTDKVVRVVRSKQLSALAILEKQGSLEKRLAPLGYKVEWAEFAAGPQQLEALNANGLDIASTAESPPIFSQAAGAPLVYLATTRPSGKAVSLIVPTNSPIKSVADLKGKKVAFQKASIGHYLLVKALESAGLKLSDVQSVFLPPPDANVAFSQDKVDGWFIWEPFVTRNVQNKIGRVLVDGGSLRDTGNFYSTSRQFYQANPDVIKIFLEELEKAELWTKDHPKEVAQLLAPVTQLDAATLEIMHNKYDYGLLPITEQVINKQQEVADKWYSLGLIPKKVNVRDGFLTPEEYAKITPSDVIARSSASRK, encoded by the coding sequence ATGTCTTTCTCAAAACCAAAATTTCAATTTAAACAAGGTTTAAAAACAACACGCCGTTCGTTGTTATTTATGTTGGGTTATGGCTTAGTGTTATCAACTACGTTATCTAGTTGCAATCAAGCCGAGCAAACAACTCAACAGCCAACGCCTACAACTACTGCTGTTAGTAACGAACAACCAAAAACAGACAAAGTAGTACGGGTAGTTCGTTCTAAACAACTTTCTGCTTTGGCTATTTTAGAAAAACAAGGTTCTTTAGAAAAAAGATTAGCACCTCTGGGTTATAAAGTTGAGTGGGCTGAGTTTGCAGCCGGGCCGCAACAATTGGAAGCCCTTAATGCTAATGGACTTGATATTGCTTCCACAGCAGAATCTCCACCTATTTTTTCTCAAGCCGCAGGTGCGCCTCTTGTTTATCTAGCTACTACTCGTCCTAGTGGTAAAGCAGTTTCACTTATAGTTCCTACAAATTCTCCTATTAAAAGTGTTGCTGATTTGAAAGGCAAAAAAGTTGCTTTTCAAAAAGCATCAATTGGTCATTACCTGTTAGTGAAAGCGTTAGAAAGTGCTGGTTTAAAATTGAGTGATGTGCAGTCGGTTTTTTTACCTCCTCCAGACGCAAATGTAGCATTTAGTCAGGATAAGGTAGATGGTTGGTTTATTTGGGAGCCATTTGTGACCAGAAATGTACAAAATAAAATAGGTCGGGTTTTAGTAGATGGTGGTAGTCTGCGAGATACGGGAAATTTCTACTCAACATCTCGTCAGTTTTATCAAGCAAATCCAGACGTAATCAAAATATTTTTAGAAGAATTAGAAAAAGCTGAACTCTGGACAAAGGATCATCCTAAAGAAGTGGCGCAATTACTTGCACCTGTGACTCAGCTTGATGCAGCTACCTTGGAAATTATGCACAATAAATATGATTATGGCTTGTTGCCAATTACCGAACAAGTAATTAACAAGCAACAAGAAGTCGCTGATAAATGGTACAGTCTGGGATTAATACCGAAGAAGGTGAATGTGAGAGATGGATTTTTAACGCCAGAAGAGTACGCTAAAATTACTCCTTCAGATGTTATTGCTCGTTCCAGCGCTTCTAGGAAATAA
- a CDS encoding class I SAM-dependent methyltransferase — translation MTTIKTLPTYDPTLFEGAAEAYAQYRTKYPPVVFEKLAEIFNLNGQGRLLDLGCGPGLIAIPFREYFEEVVAVDPDPDMIKEAQQQAAAVQANNITWLEQGAELIDSSLGTFKLTTVGRAFHWMERELVLERLYPLLSDDGGIALLNTNENPWESQLPWKQAAIGVVKKWLGEQRRTGQRGQGVRKPVDPPHQVVIANSAFARQQFYEVPFEKSWTVSSYLGYLYTTAFALKIFFGDNAPAFEADLEEALLTVEPSGQFTEEIKVTILVAWKH, via the coding sequence ATGACTACAATAAAAACACTTCCAACTTACGACCCGACATTATTTGAGGGTGCAGCTGAGGCTTATGCTCAGTATCGAACCAAATACCCGCCTGTTGTATTTGAAAAATTAGCAGAAATATTTAACCTGAATGGACAAGGACGACTGCTTGATTTAGGTTGTGGGCCTGGATTAATTGCTATTCCTTTCCGCGAGTATTTTGAGGAAGTTGTGGCTGTTGATCCAGACCCAGATATGATCAAAGAAGCTCAACAGCAAGCCGCAGCAGTACAGGCAAATAATATTACTTGGTTAGAGCAAGGTGCAGAACTAATCGATTCCAGTTTAGGCACATTTAAGTTAACTACTGTTGGTAGAGCCTTCCACTGGATGGAGAGAGAACTTGTACTTGAGCGTCTTTATCCATTGCTATCTGATGATGGTGGCATAGCTTTACTCAATACCAATGAAAACCCTTGGGAAAGCCAACTACCTTGGAAACAAGCTGCTATTGGAGTTGTGAAAAAGTGGTTGGGTGAACAACGGCGGACTGGACAAAGAGGACAAGGTGTCCGTAAACCAGTAGACCCACCTCACCAAGTAGTCATCGCTAATTCAGCGTTCGCTCGTCAACAATTCTACGAGGTTCCCTTTGAGAAAAGCTGGACAGTCTCCAGCTACCTTGGCTATTTATACACTACAGCTTTTGCTTTGAAAATTTTCTTTGGTGATAACGCACCAGCATTTGAAGCCGACTTAGAAGAAGCACTATTAACAGTCGAGCCTTCTGGACAGTTCACAGAAGAAATCAAAGTAACAATCTTAGTAGCTTGGAAGCATTAG
- a CDS encoding acyl-CoA dehydrogenase family protein: MVLNTTQPKDYIDIAEALSKELAQTAVERDIQAGVPEAEINKLRESGLLSLIVPKQYGGIGATWIDALKVVRKLSKADGSIGQLYGNHLNLTALGHVSGTPEQKEKYYRETARNNLFWANAINTRDTRLKITPDGENYRLHGVKSFATGVALADLRVFSAVQDGVEIPFFFVIPKDREGLVSNQDWDNFGQRRTDSSSFTFNNVLVYKDEILGPPSPPDNIFATFLGIIAQLTKVNVYLGITKGAFAAAREYTQTNTKPWITSGVKSATQDPYILHHYGEFWVELQAAIGLADKAAQQVQAAWEKDVALTPEERGEVAIAVSAAKALATRVGIDITNRIFEVTGTRATATKYGFDRYWRDLRTFTLHDPVDYKLKDIGNWVLNKELPVVTQYS, from the coding sequence ATGGTACTCAACACTACGCAACCAAAAGATTATATTGATATAGCAGAAGCTTTATCTAAGGAATTAGCACAAACAGCAGTTGAACGAGATATTCAAGCAGGAGTTCCCGAAGCAGAAATCAACAAATTGCGTGAAAGTGGTTTATTATCCTTGATTGTACCTAAGCAATATGGTGGAATTGGTGCAACTTGGATTGATGCTTTAAAAGTAGTGAGAAAGTTATCAAAAGCTGATGGTTCAATTGGTCAGTTGTATGGTAATCATCTCAATCTAACAGCTTTGGGTCATGTTTCTGGAACCCCAGAACAGAAGGAAAAATATTATCGGGAAACTGCTAGAAATAATTTATTTTGGGCAAATGCTATCAATACAAGGGATACAAGATTAAAAATTACGCCTGATGGTGAAAATTATCGCTTGCATGGTGTAAAAAGCTTTGCTACAGGAGTGGCATTAGCTGATTTACGTGTCTTCTCTGCTGTGCAAGACGGTGTAGAAATACCTTTCTTTTTTGTGATTCCTAAAGATAGAGAAGGGTTGGTTTCTAATCAAGATTGGGACAACTTCGGGCAACGTCGGACTGATAGCAGTAGTTTTACTTTTAATAATGTCTTAGTTTACAAAGATGAAATTTTAGGGCCACCCAGTCCCCCTGATAATATTTTTGCAACATTTTTAGGAATTATTGCCCAATTAACCAAGGTTAACGTTTATTTGGGGATTACCAAAGGGGCTTTTGCGGCAGCACGGGAGTATACACAAACAAATACTAAACCTTGGATTACTTCTGGTGTAAAAAGTGCTACACAAGACCCATATATTCTGCATCATTACGGTGAATTTTGGGTAGAATTGCAAGCGGCTATTGGTTTAGCTGACAAAGCTGCTCAACAGGTGCAAGCAGCTTGGGAGAAAGATGTGGCGCTGACTCCAGAAGAAAGAGGAGAAGTGGCGATCGCAGTCTCCGCCGCTAAAGCCCTAGCCACCCGCGTAGGTATAGATATTACCAACCGTATATTTGAAGTCACAGGTACACGCGCCACAGCCACCAAGTATGGCTTTGACCGCTACTGGCGCGACTTACGCACCTTTACCCTCCACGACCCCGTAGACTACAAACTCAAAGATATAGGCAATTGGGTTCTCAATAAAGAATTGCCTGTAGTGACTCAGTATTCCTAA
- a CDS encoding ABC transporter substrate-binding protein — protein sequence MRWFAVGTIGRKQETEGSSELLAPPTPSSPLLPTPLKLAACVLLLITTACSPSKTESAQFVDSNKTSSVSSVATPKQTSTLRIGYVGSAEPTGSLGWAKKTGLLDRELQKLGFRDITYARFVNGPNLNESLVAGQVDVGFLGDTPAIVLRARGVETRLLRISQYNTTAWLVTKKNGPLSVADLKGKIVATQKGSYMHRYLLGLLDQKGLSKDVKVVHLLSTEAKPALERGDIAAYAASSDLGVFLKSQGFPIIDSSGDHPGLSGTSLVVATEKFLAQQPDFPQKLNALLTEATKDLKANSQEYYKYHAQVAKYPVEIIKTSFPLKQVSEEPFPTEGVKLVEGTKKFLVSQNLAKSDFQLADWIVKK from the coding sequence ATGCGGTGGTTTGCAGTAGGAACAATAGGAAGAAAGCAGGAGACAGAAGGCAGTAGTGAATTGTTAGCTCCCCCCACTCCCTCATCTCCCCTACTCCCCACTCCCCTAAAATTAGCTGCATGTGTTTTACTACTAATAACTACAGCTTGTAGTCCTAGTAAAACTGAATCGGCTCAGTTTGTTGATAGCAACAAAACTAGTAGCGTGAGTTCTGTTGCTACTCCTAAGCAAACCTCTACACTACGCATAGGTTATGTAGGTAGTGCAGAACCAACAGGGTCATTAGGTTGGGCTAAGAAAACAGGTCTTTTAGACAGAGAACTGCAAAAACTAGGATTTAGAGATATTACCTATGCGCGATTTGTGAACGGGCCGAATCTCAATGAGTCGTTAGTAGCAGGGCAAGTAGATGTAGGCTTTTTAGGTGATACACCAGCTATAGTTCTAAGAGCTAGAGGTGTAGAAACTAGATTGTTAAGAATCAGCCAATATAATACTACTGCCTGGTTAGTAACGAAGAAGAATGGCCCGCTCTCTGTTGCAGATTTGAAAGGAAAGATAGTAGCTACGCAAAAAGGCTCCTATATGCACCGCTATCTATTAGGACTTTTGGATCAGAAGGGACTCTCTAAGGATGTTAAAGTCGTACACTTGTTGAGTACGGAAGCAAAGCCAGCTTTAGAGCGGGGTGATATTGCTGCTTATGCTGCTTCTAGTGATTTAGGTGTTTTTCTTAAATCACAAGGGTTTCCCATAATTGACTCCTCTGGAGATCACCCAGGTCTTTCAGGTACATCATTAGTTGTAGCGACTGAAAAATTTTTAGCTCAACAACCAGATTTTCCGCAAAAGTTAAATGCACTGCTAACGGAAGCTACTAAAGACTTAAAAGCTAACTCACAAGAGTATTATAAATACCACGCTCAGGTAGCTAAATATCCTGTGGAGATTATCAAAACTTCTTTCCCACTCAAGCAAGTATCTGAAGAGCCATTCCCAACAGAGGGTGTGAAACTTGTAGAAGGGACTAAAAAGTTTCTTGTTTCCCAGAATTTAGCCAAGTCCGATTTTCAGTTAGCTGATTGGATAGTTAAGAAATAA
- a CDS encoding ferredoxin family protein yields MIELVSASRCIKCNICVNICPTNVFDRVPDAPPAIARKSDCQTCFMCELYCPVDALYVAPETDLQTSVNEDELAQKGLLGSYRENIGWGTKRASTAKNDQTFQILKQMR; encoded by the coding sequence GTGATTGAATTGGTCAGTGCGTCGCGGTGTATTAAGTGTAATATCTGCGTCAACATTTGTCCGACAAACGTATTTGACCGTGTACCTGATGCACCACCTGCGATCGCCCGAAAAAGTGATTGCCAAACTTGCTTTATGTGCGAACTATACTGCCCCGTTGACGCTCTTTATGTAGCACCAGAAACTGATCTGCAAACCTCAGTCAACGAGGACGAACTGGCACAAAAAGGATTACTCGGAAGTTATCGAGAAAATATCGGCTGGGGAACAAAACGAGCTTCCACAGCCAAAAATGACCAAACATTCCAAATTCTCAAACAAATGAGATAA
- a CDS encoding FAD-dependent oxidoreductase, which yields MVSKLTTDWEVDLETDVLVIGGGPAGTWAAWSAASRGAKVVLVDKGYCGTTGCAAASGNGVWYVPPEPQAREAAMASRESLGGYLAHRQWMRRVLDQTYTSVNLLAEWGYPFPTDDEGKPYRRSLQGPEYMKLMRRQIKRAGVKILDNSPALELLVDETGVVAGATGVNRQTNNQWRVRALAVVIATGGCAFLSKALGCNVLTGDGYLMAAEAGAEMSGMEFSNAYGISPAFSSVTKTLFYNWATFTYEDGTPIPGAGSQRGRSLIAKTLLEQPVYAIIDKATEEMRSSMRLAQPNFFLPFDRAGIDPFTQKFPVTLRLEGTVRGTGGIRIIDETCATSVKGLYAAGDAATRELICGGFTGGGSHNAAWAISSGYWSGESAAEYAKTLGHKANQRQVQRVGETAFQPRTEHPHTLATDEVIQAVQAEVFPYERNLFRTEQGLLDSLGRLDYLWQEVRDSQVENKQLIRAREASAMVATARWMYNSALERKETRGMHKHQDYPQQDANQQHHLISGGLDQVWVKSQPIEKTEKTLIGAISNS from the coding sequence ATGGTGAGTAAGTTAACGACTGATTGGGAAGTTGATCTAGAAACAGATGTGCTAGTGATTGGGGGTGGCCCGGCTGGCACATGGGCAGCATGGAGTGCTGCATCCAGAGGCGCGAAGGTTGTATTGGTAGATAAAGGTTACTGTGGTACAACAGGATGTGCGGCTGCGTCGGGTAATGGGGTTTGGTATGTACCACCGGAACCTCAAGCAAGAGAAGCAGCAATGGCAAGCCGGGAATCCTTGGGTGGATACCTAGCACATCGCCAATGGATGAGGCGCGTACTAGATCAAACTTATACCAGCGTTAACCTTTTAGCAGAGTGGGGTTATCCCTTTCCTACCGATGATGAGGGTAAACCTTATCGGCGATCGCTGCAAGGCCCAGAGTACATGAAACTGATGCGGCGACAAATTAAACGAGCAGGCGTAAAAATTTTAGATAATAGCCCTGCTTTAGAACTTTTGGTCGATGAAACCGGAGTCGTCGCAGGTGCAACAGGAGTCAACCGCCAGACAAATAACCAGTGGCGTGTGCGTGCATTAGCTGTAGTTATTGCCACTGGTGGCTGTGCATTCCTGAGCAAAGCGTTAGGATGTAACGTCCTAACAGGGGATGGTTACTTGATGGCGGCGGAAGCAGGTGCCGAAATGTCGGGGATGGAGTTTTCCAACGCTTACGGCATCTCTCCTGCCTTTTCTTCAGTGACAAAAACCCTGTTTTATAACTGGGCAACCTTCACCTACGAAGATGGTACACCCATTCCCGGCGCAGGTTCCCAACGTGGGCGATCGCTAATTGCCAAAACATTACTCGAACAACCGGTTTACGCCATCATCGACAAAGCCACAGAAGAGATGCGCTCATCAATGCGTTTAGCGCAGCCTAACTTCTTCCTACCCTTCGACCGAGCAGGTATAGATCCCTTTACCCAAAAATTTCCTGTCACCTTACGCTTAGAAGGGACAGTACGCGGCACAGGTGGCATCAGAATTATTGATGAAACCTGTGCAACCTCCGTTAAAGGACTCTATGCAGCCGGAGATGCAGCTACAAGAGAATTGATTTGTGGCGGTTTTACAGGTGGTGGAAGTCACAATGCAGCCTGGGCAATTTCTTCTGGTTATTGGTCTGGTGAATCTGCGGCAGAATATGCCAAAACTTTAGGACATAAAGCCAATCAACGCCAAGTCCAAAGAGTAGGCGAAACCGCATTCCAACCCAGAACAGAACATCCCCATACTTTAGCTACCGATGAAGTCATTCAAGCAGTACAAGCTGAAGTGTTCCCATATGAGCGCAACCTATTCCGTACAGAGCAAGGCTTATTAGATTCACTAGGTAGACTAGATTATCTCTGGCAAGAAGTTAGAGATAGCCAGGTGGAAAATAAACAGCTAATCAGAGCTAGAGAAGCGTCAGCAATGGTAGCTACAGCACGGTGGATGTACAACAGCGCCTTAGAACGCAAAGAAACTCGCGGAATGCACAAACACCAAGACTATCCTCAACAAGATGCTAACCAACAACATCACCTAATTAGTGGTGGTTTAGATCAAGTGTGGGTGAAATCACAACCAATTGAGAAAACAGAAAAAACTCTAATAGGTGCAATTAGTAATTCGTAA
- a CDS encoding iron uptake porin, whose translation MSKFIWNYVLVIPTFVSSFLIISLVGNAAEVPTTSPARNQLQNSLSKTKDNVTTIAQEPLSNVELEKTPEANQQTAEIPVTQLTNSNNQDLTGQVTSVSQLSDVNPSDWAFGALQSLVERYGVIAGYPDGTFKGNRALTRYEFAAGLNAALDRLNELIATNTADLVRKEDLATLQKLREQFAGELATLRGRVDTLETRTARVEAQQFSTTTKLVGDAIFVVGDTFGDGLRPTVGNRANNTPANDTKDNTNTFFGYRARLNLQTSFTGRDQLSTLLTAGNNIPNLSASTGTNMIRFTFDSDGTVGTFISQLTYRFPLGANTTVWIGPRALQPAIFTPTLNGAIGGLNGGLSRFSTFNPTIYRPGFDGAGLAFAYKFNNQFQLNAGYIAPDTLQAANPATGGLFGGSYLALAQLTISPSRQLDIGLTYTRKYYTANSGLNLTGGTGSRNAFRPFDNNATNAFSADNFGVQFNWRASRKLVLGGWFGYTEAHQESGAKNDATIINGALTLALPDFGKKGNVAGFVIGVPPKATSNTIANRKDPDTSLHLETFYTYRVNDNITVTPTFYVITSPEHNSANDAIWVGAVRTSFSF comes from the coding sequence ATGTCTAAGTTTATTTGGAACTATGTCTTAGTAATTCCAACTTTTGTTAGTAGTTTTTTGATTATATCTTTAGTGGGAAATGCTGCTGAAGTACCAACAACATCACCTGCAAGAAATCAATTACAAAACTCTTTATCAAAAACTAAAGATAATGTTACAACAATTGCTCAGGAACCACTCAGCAATGTAGAGCTAGAAAAAACGCCTGAAGCTAACCAACAAACAGCCGAGATTCCAGTTACTCAGTTAACAAATAGCAACAACCAAGACTTAACCGGACAAGTAACATCTGTCTCCCAATTATCTGATGTTAATCCATCAGACTGGGCGTTTGGTGCTTTGCAGTCCTTAGTAGAGCGTTACGGGGTGATAGCGGGATATCCAGATGGGACATTCAAAGGTAATCGCGCCCTCACACGGTATGAATTTGCGGCTGGGTTAAATGCTGCTTTAGATAGGCTCAACGAACTCATCGCTACCAATACAGCAGATTTGGTACGTAAAGAAGATTTAGCTACCTTACAAAAACTGCGAGAACAATTTGCAGGAGAATTAGCTACATTGCGGGGAAGAGTCGATACTTTAGAAACTCGGACTGCTAGAGTAGAAGCCCAGCAATTTTCCACTACTACTAAATTAGTGGGGGATGCCATCTTTGTGGTTGGTGATACTTTTGGCGATGGGCTACGCCCTACCGTAGGTAATCGCGCCAATAATACCCCAGCCAATGATACAAAAGATAATACCAATACCTTTTTCGGCTACCGCGCCCGCCTTAACCTGCAAACGAGCTTTACTGGTAGAGACCAGCTATCAACCTTGCTCACGGCTGGTAACAATATTCCTAACTTGAGTGCTTCAACGGGAACCAACATGATCCGTTTTACCTTTGATTCAGATGGAACTGTAGGAACTTTTATCAGCCAATTAACTTATCGTTTTCCCTTGGGTGCGAATACCACCGTTTGGATAGGGCCAAGAGCATTACAACCAGCCATCTTTACCCCTACCTTAAATGGTGCAATTGGTGGCTTAAATGGTGGTCTTTCCCGATTTTCTACATTTAACCCTACTATTTACCGTCCTGGTTTTGATGGAGCGGGTTTAGCCTTTGCCTATAAGTTTAATAATCAGTTCCAACTCAATGCAGGCTACATTGCACCAGACACTCTTCAGGCCGCTAACCCGGCAACTGGTGGGTTGTTCGGTGGTAGTTATTTAGCTTTAGCTCAATTAACTATTTCACCAAGTCGCCAGCTAGATATAGGTTTAACTTACACCCGTAAATATTACACGGCTAACAGTGGTTTGAACCTGACTGGTGGTACAGGTAGTCGTAACGCCTTCCGTCCCTTTGATAACAATGCTACTAATGCCTTCTCCGCCGATAACTTTGGGGTGCAATTTAACTGGAGGGCTAGTCGTAAATTAGTTCTAGGTGGGTGGTTTGGTTACACAGAAGCACACCAAGAAAGTGGAGCTAAAAATGATGCCACTATTATTAATGGTGCGCTTACCCTTGCCTTGCCAGACTTTGGGAAAAAAGGTAATGTGGCTGGATTTGTGATTGGTGTACCACCAAAGGCGACAAGCAACACCATAGCGAACCGAAAAGATCCCGATACTTCCTTACATTTAGAAACTTTCTACACCTACCGAGTCAATGACAACATTACTGTCACCCCAACTTTTTACGTTATTACTAGTCCAGAACATAACAGTGCTAATGATGCAATTTGGGTAGGTGCTGTCAGAACTAGTTTTTCTTTCTAA